In Anaerobacillus isosaccharinicus, one genomic interval encodes:
- the radC gene encoding RadC family protein translates to MQTSLFNKNISEKSYTEIVREKIAFYGTEYASINDLLAIIIGKDNPILCSQIASLSVRELMDMTISDFMEFDGIGKRTAEQLVASIALAKKLANESLPSMHTARNPEDTAKIFDDLRHNQQEHFVVAYLDTKLHVIGKKTISIGLIDAALVHPREVYKDAIKRSAATIICAHSHPSGDPNPSKEDLEITKRLKKAGELIGIKLLDHVIIGDGRWVSLKDMGYI, encoded by the coding sequence ATGCAAACATCATTATTTAATAAAAATATATCTGAAAAGTCATATACCGAAATTGTACGTGAAAAAATAGCATTCTATGGAACTGAATATGCTAGCATTAATGATCTTTTGGCTATTATCATCGGGAAAGATAATCCTATCCTATGTAGCCAAATCGCTAGTTTATCTGTACGTGAGCTAATGGATATGACAATATCTGATTTCATGGAATTTGATGGAATAGGTAAACGTACTGCTGAACAGTTGGTGGCTAGTATTGCATTAGCTAAAAAATTAGCAAACGAAAGCTTACCATCAATGCATACCGCAAGAAATCCAGAAGATACTGCAAAAATTTTTGATGATTTAAGACACAATCAACAAGAACATTTTGTGGTGGCTTATCTTGATACTAAACTCCATGTGATTGGGAAAAAGACCATATCCATCGGTTTAATAGATGCTGCTCTCGTGCATCCAAGAGAAGTCTACAAAGATGCTATAAAAAGAAGTGCAGCAACCATAATATGCGCACATTCTCACCCATCAGGCGACCCGAATCCATCAAAAGAAGATTTGGAAATAACTAAAAGATTAAAAAAAGCAGGTGAGCTAATAGGAATCAAGTTGTTGGACCATGTAATAATTGGCGATGGTCGCTGGGTATCTCTTAAAGATATGGGGTATATCTAA